A stretch of the Gossypium hirsutum isolate 1008001.06 chromosome D07, Gossypium_hirsutum_v2.1, whole genome shotgun sequence genome encodes the following:
- the LOC107954140 gene encoding uncharacterized protein isoform X3, with protein MIAPIAVALTVGLLGWTYRALKPPPPKICGSPDGPPVTSPRIKLSDGRHLAYREAGVPREEAKYKIVVIHGFGSSKDLNLPASEELVEELRIYFLFFDRSGYGDSDPNPSRSVKSEAYDVQELADKLQIGSKFYVIGISMGAYPVYSCLKYIPHRLAGASLVAPFVNYWWPCLPANLSNDAFSRLLAQDQWSFRVAHYTPWLFYWWMSQKWFPSLSILAGNMAIFSQSDLEILKKWSEAPSVGQEKIQQQGVYESLHRDIMVSYGKWEFDPMDLINPFPNNEGSVYIWQGYEDRIIPFQVNRYLSEKLPWIHYHEVPDAGHLLIFESKNCEAVLRELVQR; from the exons ATGATTGCCCCTATAGCGGTAGCTTTGACAGTGGGCCTCCTGGGATGGACTTATCGAGCATTAAAGCCGCCCCCTCCAAAGATATGTGGCTCACCCGATGGGCCTCCTGTCACTTCTCCCAGAATTAAGCTCAGTGATGGGAGGCATTTGGCTTACAGGGAAGCTGGAGTTCCCAGGGAAGAGGCTAAGTACAAAATAGTTGTCATTCATGGCTTTGGCAGCTCCAAAGATCTGAATTTACCTGCATCTGAA GAACTTGTAGAGGAACTCAGGATCTATTTCCTTTTCTTCGATAGATCAGGTTATGGAGACAGTGATCCAAATCCATCACGCTCAGTGAAGAGTGAAGCATATGATGTTCAAGAACTAGCTGACAAGTTGCAGATTGGTTCTAAGTTTTATGTGATTGGGATCTCAATGGGAGCATACCCTGTTTACAGTTGCTTAAAATACATACCTCATAG ATTGGCAGGAGCTTCTCTTGTAGCTCCCTTTGTTAACTACTGGTGGCCTTGTCTTCCTGCAAATTTATCGAATGATGCATTCAGTAGGTTGCTTGCACAAGACCAATGGTCATTCCGAGTTGCACATTACACCCCTTGGTTGTTCTACTGGTGGATGTCCCAGAAATGGTTCCCTTCACTAAGCATTCTGGCTGGAAATATGGCGATTTTCAGCCAAAGTGATTTGGAGATCCTGAAGAAGTGGTCCGAAGCTCCAAGTGTCGGTCAG GAGAAGATTCAGCAGCAAGGTGTTTATGAGTCGCTGCATCGAGATATAATGGTCAGTTATGGAAAATGGGAATTTGATCCCATGGATCTAATTAATCCTTTTCCAAATAATGAGGGCTCGGTCTATATTTGGCAAGGTTATGAAGACAGAATCATTCCATTTCAAGTAAATCGTTATCTCTCCGAAAAGCTTCCATGGATTCATTATCATGAAGTTCCTGATGCTGGGCACCTTCTGATTTTTGAGAGCAAAAACTGCGAAGCGGTTTTACGGGAACTTGTGCAGAGGTAA
- the LOC107954140 gene encoding uncharacterized protein isoform X2: MNMKPAMIAPIAVALTVGLLGWTYRALKPPPPKICGSPDGPPVTSPRIKLSDGRHLAYREAGVPREEAKYKIVVIHGFGSSKDLNLPASEELVEELRIYFLFFDRSGYGDSDPNPSRSVKSEAYDVQELADKLQIGSKFYVIGISMGAYPVYSCLKYIPHRLAGASLVAPFVNYWWPCLPANLSNDAFSRLLAQDQWSFRVAHYTPWLFYWWMSQKWFPSLSILAGNMAIFSQSDLEILKKWSEAPSVGQEKIQQQGVYESLHRDIMVSYGKWEFDPMDLINPFPNNEGSVYIWQGYEDRIIPFQVNRYLSEKLPWIHYHEVPDAGHLLIFESKNCEAVLRELVQR; this comes from the exons ATGAATATGAAACCGG CAATGATTGCCCCTATAGCGGTAGCTTTGACAGTGGGCCTCCTGGGATGGACTTATCGAGCATTAAAGCCGCCCCCTCCAAAGATATGTGGCTCACCCGATGGGCCTCCTGTCACTTCTCCCAGAATTAAGCTCAGTGATGGGAGGCATTTGGCTTACAGGGAAGCTGGAGTTCCCAGGGAAGAGGCTAAGTACAAAATAGTTGTCATTCATGGCTTTGGCAGCTCCAAAGATCTGAATTTACCTGCATCTGAA GAACTTGTAGAGGAACTCAGGATCTATTTCCTTTTCTTCGATAGATCAGGTTATGGAGACAGTGATCCAAATCCATCACGCTCAGTGAAGAGTGAAGCATATGATGTTCAAGAACTAGCTGACAAGTTGCAGATTGGTTCTAAGTTTTATGTGATTGGGATCTCAATGGGAGCATACCCTGTTTACAGTTGCTTAAAATACATACCTCATAG ATTGGCAGGAGCTTCTCTTGTAGCTCCCTTTGTTAACTACTGGTGGCCTTGTCTTCCTGCAAATTTATCGAATGATGCATTCAGTAGGTTGCTTGCACAAGACCAATGGTCATTCCGAGTTGCACATTACACCCCTTGGTTGTTCTACTGGTGGATGTCCCAGAAATGGTTCCCTTCACTAAGCATTCTGGCTGGAAATATGGCGATTTTCAGCCAAAGTGATTTGGAGATCCTGAAGAAGTGGTCCGAAGCTCCAAGTGTCGGTCAG GAGAAGATTCAGCAGCAAGGTGTTTATGAGTCGCTGCATCGAGATATAATGGTCAGTTATGGAAAATGGGAATTTGATCCCATGGATCTAATTAATCCTTTTCCAAATAATGAGGGCTCGGTCTATATTTGGCAAGGTTATGAAGACAGAATCATTCCATTTCAAGTAAATCGTTATCTCTCCGAAAAGCTTCCATGGATTCATTATCATGAAGTTCCTGATGCTGGGCACCTTCTGATTTTTGAGAGCAAAAACTGCGAAGCGGTTTTACGGGAACTTGTGCAGAGGTAA
- the LOC107954140 gene encoding uncharacterized protein isoform X1: protein MVFSPFAAMIAPIAVALTVGLLGWTYRALKPPPPKICGSPDGPPVTSPRIKLSDGRHLAYREAGVPREEAKYKIVVIHGFGSSKDLNLPASEELVEELRIYFLFFDRSGYGDSDPNPSRSVKSEAYDVQELADKLQIGSKFYVIGISMGAYPVYSCLKYIPHRLAGASLVAPFVNYWWPCLPANLSNDAFSRLLAQDQWSFRVAHYTPWLFYWWMSQKWFPSLSILAGNMAIFSQSDLEILKKWSEAPSVGQEKIQQQGVYESLHRDIMVSYGKWEFDPMDLINPFPNNEGSVYIWQGYEDRIIPFQVNRYLSEKLPWIHYHEVPDAGHLLIFESKNCEAVLRELVQR, encoded by the exons ATGGTGTTCTCTCCCTTTGCAGCAATGATTGCCCCTATAGCGGTAGCTTTGACAGTGGGCCTCCTGGGATGGACTTATCGAGCATTAAAGCCGCCCCCTCCAAAGATATGTGGCTCACCCGATGGGCCTCCTGTCACTTCTCCCAGAATTAAGCTCAGTGATGGGAGGCATTTGGCTTACAGGGAAGCTGGAGTTCCCAGGGAAGAGGCTAAGTACAAAATAGTTGTCATTCATGGCTTTGGCAGCTCCAAAGATCTGAATTTACCTGCATCTGAA GAACTTGTAGAGGAACTCAGGATCTATTTCCTTTTCTTCGATAGATCAGGTTATGGAGACAGTGATCCAAATCCATCACGCTCAGTGAAGAGTGAAGCATATGATGTTCAAGAACTAGCTGACAAGTTGCAGATTGGTTCTAAGTTTTATGTGATTGGGATCTCAATGGGAGCATACCCTGTTTACAGTTGCTTAAAATACATACCTCATAG ATTGGCAGGAGCTTCTCTTGTAGCTCCCTTTGTTAACTACTGGTGGCCTTGTCTTCCTGCAAATTTATCGAATGATGCATTCAGTAGGTTGCTTGCACAAGACCAATGGTCATTCCGAGTTGCACATTACACCCCTTGGTTGTTCTACTGGTGGATGTCCCAGAAATGGTTCCCTTCACTAAGCATTCTGGCTGGAAATATGGCGATTTTCAGCCAAAGTGATTTGGAGATCCTGAAGAAGTGGTCCGAAGCTCCAAGTGTCGGTCAG GAGAAGATTCAGCAGCAAGGTGTTTATGAGTCGCTGCATCGAGATATAATGGTCAGTTATGGAAAATGGGAATTTGATCCCATGGATCTAATTAATCCTTTTCCAAATAATGAGGGCTCGGTCTATATTTGGCAAGGTTATGAAGACAGAATCATTCCATTTCAAGTAAATCGTTATCTCTCCGAAAAGCTTCCATGGATTCATTATCATGAAGTTCCTGATGCTGGGCACCTTCTGATTTTTGAGAGCAAAAACTGCGAAGCGGTTTTACGGGAACTTGTGCAGAGGTAA